The sequence GATAGAGATGCGACAAAATTCATAGAACCAGAgtcgtagatcactccaaattgaaccgagattgtgccatccgttagccaacaaatacctcaaaaagaatgtctgaacagtaattaaaattgccgccatattttgatatccttgggggtaagaagaaaaaatttgaacttcttggaatttttccgtcggttaggggctaaaagctataatttcgctaaatttaaattttctatctcgtctggcagattgtgctgctgTCTCGATTTTGGGGAAGGGGGATGAAAATTGGGAAATTCCTGAACAtctttaagcccacgaaacctataggttatcgctttggataaattatacgactgcgttcttatgccgaGCCCAAAATGTgaagcccccagcgtgccccctttatGGAATATTGAGAATTTtccatttttctagggatcctggggtcatcagcttctccgctacaaagtttcaaatttctgagatctctaaaagtacctcattaattcacgtcttttatcatttttaaatatttacatatgCATCTCTCCAGACCGACCTGCTTTTATGTATGTAGAACATGTGTGTACTTATTACATGTATAACACTTATTACATGTATGTACTTTATtaggcctggtttcgattccatGAGACGTATTTCCATAAGGATGTGACGCATGTTACGAAGAGTTTTAGAGCTTATTACAGCAAATTGTTTCGTCGCTCCGTACATGGAGAACAGGTGCGTTTCGCAGCCCTCCTCTGGAGAAGGAACGCTACGCTCCTTTCTGATTAACTTGCAGAAAGGTAGAGTACCTCGTCTCCGAACTCCTCCGTACTGAACGTCTCCATATCCGCCAGagttgccattaaggactttgTGTGTTTGGTCTACGAGAGCAATTATATATAGTTCAAGACTGCCGGCAGGCCGGTGGTGGgaaacccgtatccgtcacctgtgACGAGCCACGTGTTATTGCAGTGTAAATGGTTCATCAGTACAAAATTGAATGCCATTTTTCTGAAAAAGCTAATtgagaacctgataaatcacttgtcacaaaaatcacgtaatcacgtaaagaagaattgcCGCAGAGTATTGCaccttttgcttggcgtgatatgccaccaAACGTATGACATAAaaaccagtgtcgtattttctgctcCGTGGTTCTTTTGGTGGCAATATCAATATGGTGTGTGATGATCAAGTGGTCTAGCCTGTCTCGTCTGCAGTCATcgtcccccttttatttgtccacttatttttcCCTAAGATTGCAGTAACAACAAATAGTCGATCCAACCACTACTTTGCTTTTGAGGAAGTCATTCATTCCACCTGCACGTGTGAATTCAGTGCATATAGAATGAATTGGGATGTCCCACATTACGTTACGATGAATTATCTCCTGTGTGATCGAATTTTCCCATGTTTATGTCGCAGGCGGATCTCACCTTTAGGCATGAAATGTgtatttctcgctcttctttccTAGGATGTCTATAACTACACAGCAATGGGGACACAGGAGTCGACTGGGATGCTATTCAACGATTTTTTCATTCTACTAAAATAACACTTGGTCCATTAAGTctttcctttacatagcagcagtaTCCCCTAGGGTTCAATTCAATGTCCTGTCATCTCGAATtctggctcaagccttgattttatAGCCCCTTTTAGCTGTAGTGTTAATGGAACACTCGTAAGAATATTTAAGGACGtgatagcttgcatttgggttcaaatatttcaggatatcagaacattgtaataaaacgctacaaCATAAGCCATATTCTTTGTCGTCATCATAATGTGTATGACAGCAGTATCTGTAGGTGAAATGAAAGTATTAGGGTGAGGGAAAGAGCCATCATCTTGCATGTTATCTTTCAGCTTTTcgaggatttcatcaggattagttgTTTCTATATTGCATGGGGCCTATGTTAAGGACATCAATTAAGATGTATACTGCTGTAATACAGGGTAGTAGTACAAACTTCCTTgtgtaaacctaccgtcctatatttACAGGATGTCGGCtctgattgcacatcaaagctatgtaattagaaataaccacactgtgatgTAATATAATGCAGCACTTGTATGATAACAATACAAATACAATAAGTATGTTTGCGTGAcagtaaataatatttataaatgatttgccatggtccagcagatcttgctgactgtcggcaaacaatgttctcaactttattaatgtcTACATGACTCAGTTTCTCtcaaacgacaacaacaacaacaacaacaacaacaacaacaacaacaacaacggagggcttttacaaaaattatcacTTGCCTGCCACAAACCGCAGAGTGGTTGAATAAGATGAAatctccaaagcatatgccgtcatCTATGTAGGACAAACGTATACGGATTTCAATACATAAATGTTTGCCACATTAAAGAGCATGTATTTTTCCTTTAGCCTGGACCACTTCTTATGCATTCTATAAATGCGGTGTTTGTCTGAGCTCATACATTCATATATCGGCAGAATTTTTTGCGCGTTATAATGTGATTCAAGAGAAAAGACGAAACATATCCTCGTAACATATGAGAGCTTTTCAAATTGACTACACACTGAATTTGATGTCAGATGATGTTTACCCTCAGGAATGTGATCAATGAGTGGAATGttcagtagcatttcctttgtgtgagagttgtaCGGGAGTTGACTGTTAAATATTGGGTAACatcattttatttttttcactgTAGGTCGAGACCCGAGGTAAGCTACGCAGATCATCAACATCCGGACACAGGAGCTTGTTTCAGGAACAATGTCTGCGGGAAATCTTTCGGCCGGCAAGTCAGCCTAACTtgtcgtatgcggactcacacaggcaaCAAGTCACACtcgtgcaatatctgtggcaaatcctttaaCAAGACATACATTCTGACACGTcacatgcggactcatacaggcgagaggccatactgttgtaatgtctgtggcaaatccttcaaccAGAAAGAAGTTCTTGCAGGTCACATGCGGACAcacacgggcgagaagccatactgttgccatgtctgtggtaaatcatttAGTCGGAAAGGCCATCTAACGGAACACAGGCGGACTCACACGGGCGTGAAGTCTCAATggtgcaatgtgtgtggcaaatccTTCAACCACAATAGTAGTCTAATAGTTCACATTCAGACTCACACAGCCCTGAAGGCTTACTGCTGCGATGTCTGTGGGAAATATTTCAAGCACAAAGGTAGTCTTCCCGTCCATATGAGGACTCATACACGCGAGAGGCCACACTGCTGCAATATTTGTGGCAAATCGTTTCATCGTAATGTCAGTCTGAGAgatcatatgcggacacacacggGCGAGAAGTCACAggagtgcaatgtctgtggcaaatccttcagccacAAAAACAGTCTAAGAATCCACATGCGGATTCACACAGGCGTGAGGCCAtattgctgcaatgtctgtggcaaatcctttaaCCAGAAAAAATGTCTTGCATGTCACTTGCGGACTCACACAGACGGTAAGCCTCATTGATTCAATGCCTGTGGTAATTGCCTTAGCCTCAAAGTCGGTCTAACATGTCACATGAGGACTCCCGCAAACGATAGGCCACACTGATGCAAGTCCGTTAACCACAAATTCAGTCTGACACGTCACATACTGACTCACATGGGCGAGATCTACATTAGTGGaatgtctgtggtaaatccttCAGCCAGGAAGTCCGACTAGCTTGCCGTATGCGGACTAATACCTAAAATACATGCAGACGCATATGCACGAGAAGACATACTGCGGAAATATCTGTCAAAACCTTCAGTCAGAAAGCCTTGCAAACGAGCACGGCTGTGAGTGCAAACGTGTGCTCAGTAATGTCCTAAAATCTTCAGAGAATCGTATAATTTAATTCCTTAAACGGGGATCTCGGTACACACCGGCTCACTTCCAGGTAGGAagtgatttccctgattgaagaaaatatttaactgcTTACTCAAAAACAATCTTAGACAAATGAACAATAGAAGGGCCAGTAGGAAATATTTAGTTGATTATAGTGTATCTAATTGTTGAGAAATCACACtgtttaatttttgaattctttgtgGAAGAACTTGCTAAGTGCTTTCGGACTGTGATACCGAGTTTGTTTCTTGCCACTGACAAAGCTCTGGTTTTGGTTTATGCAGTAACGTGTACCTAAATATTTTAGGTAGTTTACTAAAAGTCCCTGCATGGAAATAAATTTTCTCTGCATGTGAATTGTATTTTTACAAGGTTTCCATGCACATAAAAGATTTAAAATTGAATAAATGATACTCACGAAAGGATGTGGTATGTTCTTAAGAGCTTCTGTGGTATCAAGTTTATATACCTACAAATCGTAATTGACACTAACGGTTTATATTACGCTAATATATAGGttatatgtacagtatttgtaGTCTTCGCAGTGTTTTTTTCCTTACAGCTGTTCATTGTGATATACGCGGAAGCAGATAATGTTAAGTACCCTCTCTCGTTTTCTCATAATTTGTATGATTCCGTTCCGAAACTTCTTCGTTTTCTTGGTATGTAGATTTTCCACCCTAGCCACACTTTCATAACAAGGGGTTCTCATCATTTGACACGTTGCCATCAGTGGTTTAAGCTTCTAAAAATTTGCTACTAGGTAGTCATATACTGgctttttcttttataatttggGAGGAATTTTCATTGTATGCCTCATTGTCAGGTAAATGTAAAACGATGTGAAGCAataactaatattaataataataataataataataataatggctttacgttccactaactaattttagggttttcgaagacaccacggtgctggaatttagtcaaaCAGAAGTTattcatgtcagtaaatctactcgcacgaggctgatgtattcgagcagcttcaaataccaccggactgagccacgttcGAACCGACCATGTTGGGGTAGAAGGCCGGCCAGCGCCTAAGCcggttgagccactcagcctggcaagaaaAAAATGACTTCCGTATCATCGGCTCATAAAAATAGGAGTAGGAAGTTAACAAGTAATTGCAAGAAATTTAATGACCttaatttatttttctatacaatccCCTGTGGCAACAGTATGCCCATAAGAATCtctatttcgtccttatttgtacGGACCCGGCTTTGATTTCTACCTTTTCGTTTTTTCTTACTAAAATGAGTTTTATATGCGATTTTCTGTTGGGCACCTTTTGTCTGTTCAGTTACAGTATGTTCTCGCATACCTCGTcattaaaaaatcaaatatttcgcTCGGTTTTGCTTTCCCTAAAAACTCGTCCTGTACATCATGCTGGAATTTTGGTCAAAGTGGGGACTTCATTGTCCACTTTAGGTCCAGGTTGACGAAGAAGTTACACTGGTTTTACTGTTATCTGTATTATCGTCACCGCTGTCACTGTCATGCTCGCTACTTGAACAGGAATCGATCACCTGTTATCTCTTTCGCGACTACTAAATTTTCGCATTAGCTGGGCCGGAACTCTATATATTTGAGCCTGCAGTACTTGTTCCATGTAAATTCTTGTCACGAATTCCCCtgcggcagaacttacttcactaagatcactatacatcccactaaatatcaacattttgtttatcattcccctaaatcatcttcctctaGCGGTGGGGACTGGTGATTCCTTTCGGAAATTTTTAGCggaaaaaatataagaaaaggaaTTGAACCCTGGTGTATGCAGTTTGGAGTAAAATCATGAATTGTACATGTATTGCTGAACACAGGCGTACGATAATGAATGTCGTGTAACTCgcagtaaacacacactccagtcgtgaagaaaGAACCCAACCCAAGAACTCAAAGTCACAGTTCTAAAGTGTCACCAGAGAGGTCTGTTGAGTATCACGATCTCCAGAAATACCCCCTAGTGCAGTATTATTTTATCTAAGGGACGACTAGGGGTTGAGTTAAAGCTTCGACGCGAGTCTATTGGGCTTAAGGTCGTTCTTGCCCAGACATAAGTTGCGTTCTGTATGATCCAAATCTTGGATGACACTTTGGAATTGAGAGAATGTAGTTGAAAAATTGATTCATCCAGAATACGCTACTGAAAAGAAAATAAAACTCTGCAGGCAAGTAACTGAAAAAAAATAGATTTAtaatcggcggatatatccacgTTCCTCGCCGAATAAGCTACTTGTAGCCGCGGATGTCCACGCATCGCTCACCGATGAGGTTAATGCATCAAGGGCCGAATTTCCCTAAGCAAATACATAGTGTACTTAAACTTTAATGTTCTCTAAAATCTCCTGAATGGCATATTACCATCAAATTCTACCGTTAATCTTAGGTAAGTCTGTAAAGAAGGCAGAACAGATTATACAAATTAAATAAGGGAACTTGAATCTGACCCTAGCGGACGCACTGCGAACTTTTAACTAACTTAGGCCAAGCTTGAGAAACTTTAGGAGGGGGAAACTGAAGCATTTGTACCATATCAACTGAGTAGACATATCTTACTTATTATTTAACAGTAACTTATATAGAATCATGATCGTATATCCACTGTCGAATAAATAATGAAGTAACTAATTCTTTGAATACTTCAGTAGTAATACAGATCGCATGATATATAGAGATTTATATTATTTCGCAATGATTAACACCAAATCCAAGTATACAGAGGTGAGTATATGATtgttaacttaggtaccatcccggcatttgcctggaggagaagtgggaaacagaggaaaaccacttcgaggatggctgagcaaATGGCATAACGGAAAATTACCTATGTATGCTCATTAACAACCTTTGCAGTCCTCTATGATGTAtgggttagtgtgattggctgctacCACCGGGTTCCCGGGCTCGATTcgcggctctgacacgaaatttgaaaagttgtacgagggctggaactgggtgcACTGAGCTTCAAGAGTCAACTGAATAgatgggggttcaattcccacctcagccatcttagaagtggtttttctggtttcccacttctgcaggcaaatgctgaAATGGcatctaatttaaggccacggccgtttccttccaaatttcttgtctatcccttccgatctttccatcctccagaaggctcctgttcagcatagcctgtgAGGCTGCCTTGGCGAGGTAGTGGTTtacctccccacttgtatccccaaccaaatatgTCACATTCCAtgacattgtccttgaggcggtagagatgggatccctcgctaagtccgaaggaaaaccaaccctgtagattaaacagattaagaaagaataataataatgattgtcgGTGTGCTAAAAcagaacaccaaaaacaaaaacACTGCGCTATGTCAATGAACTGGCCAAACAGCTGGTCTCGTGCCAACACCgcgcattctatgctagagtgaaTGATTTCATTATGATACGTTCCATATTTCAAGTACCTAAGTATTTAAACGGaaaaaatatttaaacatttctaaatatttgagtgtgatttgatagagtcggattatgttctttcaagaatgaaacatcaCTCTATTTTAATTTGCATGCTGGACAAGTTCCtgtagtgactttgtgtgatgaacgtcATTGATACCTTCCTCTATACTAAGACTTCATGTGTCACACGGACAGGATTTCTTGAATACGTGTCCTTGGTCTGCTTATATGGTCGCTAATATATTTTACAGTACGAGTGAACTTGTGTGTGCCCATCTATTCCTTAGGTTTTAAATAAATTTGTAGAGGTATACTAACCTAAAATACAAACTGTGTAATTTACATAGTACTTTGTGCTACTTCATCCTGTCCCGTTCGCATTAAAGTTGTGGGTTCGCGGTTGATAGAATTGCTTATGCAAATTAAGTGTGACAATCTTGGTAAATATAGGTAAATCTTTCATTATCCAATGTGAATTTGTTGAGTCAACTATAGGTGTGTGTCGTCTCAGAAATATTCAATTGCTGCTAAAGCTTAGTTTTATATATTCATTTTCAATATTATCAATGATTATGTGTAAGGATCTGTTAACTGATGTCTATAAACTGATAGAGATCTAAAACATTCAGTTTTATCCGTTCATGATGTGCCTGCAAAACAGAGAGAGAATTTCATATATTTAATGCTAAATGACCTGTCTCTTGCATATGTGCAACAACTGCTGATTTTTCATGTTTCTGAAGATAAaacaaaatgatattattattattattattattattattattattattattattattattaaagaacttTCAACATTCGAAacaccgggcaaattggccgtgcggttagagacgcgcggctgtgagcttgcatccgggagatagtgggttcgaatcccactgtcgtcagtcctgtagatggctttccgtggtttctcattttcacaccaggcaaatgctggggctatatttaattaaggccacggccgcttccttccaactccttagccttttctattcccttgtcgccttgagacctatctgtgtcggtgctacgtaaagccactagcaaataaaacttTCGAAACATTGGATGATCCCGCATCTTTCGAGCGCTTGTTCGTAAATATAAAGGGCGAATACCAGTAAATGAAGCTAAAAGCAAAGATCTGAAGACGAAATGGAATGTGTACCAACTAACAAGGAACTGGAATGATTTCTTTGCAGAACAGCAGAACATGTAAAACGAAGACCAAACGACGAAATGGGAACTTGGAGCATTTATGTGTTAGAAACCTATAATACCGGGcaaattagccgtgcggttagggttgcgcagctgtgagcttgcatccggcagataatgggttcgaatctaacagtcgacagccctgaagatgcttttccttttcttcccatttcaATAAAGTTTGGCAGAAGTAGCACTAGAAATAAATTATGATAAGAGAAAATGTCCAAGctattgaaaactgtaatattattCTATATGCTACAGTTTCATGTATATATATTCcagaatatttttaatttttcacaaataatatgttGTCTTAAAACAAAACCGGTGGAATATTTCAATAAAATTCATACATGCTCTTCTAAGTTAGAGATTTCACTTCCTTATGAAAGATGTGTCATAAAATACATGATATACGCAATTTCTTTTTGTACTCTTTAAAAGTTACGAAATTtaagagtagtataataagcgggttcggccgcctcctcctcctcccgccgcctccgccgccgcccgcgggaaatttgaattttggcggtaaatttgaattttggcgcgagatttgaatttgtaaacaaagccacgtgctttttgacagctgtcatcgacaacaacgcaacgctaacctcactgctgccatcttgacgggcctaaacctcactagtgccaacttaacctaactagcatgaggtaaacaaagccacgtgtttttgacagccacgtgctttttgacagacaacaacgcatcgctaacctcagtactgccatcttgacgggcctaaccttagtggtaccaacttaacctcactagcatgaggtaaacaaagccacgtgctttttgacagccacgtgcttttcgacagatttgtaaacaaagccacgtgctttttgacagacaacaacgcatcgcaaacct is a genomic window of Anabrus simplex isolate iqAnaSimp1 chromosome 14, ASM4041472v1, whole genome shotgun sequence containing:
- the LOC136885459 gene encoding zinc finger protein 567-like, which codes for MDMEVNIKEEPVWLEETTNASLENIGHVSEAIALKKEEKSELTEPGSTQENSLEPSDDIKKEIFIEQNTDDQLLAYIKEETKSRPEVSYADHQHPDTGACFRNNVCGKSFGRQVSLTCRMRTHTGNKSHSCNICGKSFNKTYILTRHMRTHTGERPYCCNVCGKSFNQKEVLAGHMRTHTGEKPYCCHVCGKSFSRKGHLTEHRRTHTGVKSQWCNVCGKSFNHNSSLIVHIQTHTALKAYCCDVCGKYFKHKGSLPVHMRTHTRERPHCCNICGKSFHRNVSLRDHMRTHTGEKSQECNVCGKSFSHKNSLRIHMRIHTGVRPYCCNVCGKSFNQKKCLACHLRTHTDGKPH